From Oscillatoria sp. FACHB-1406, the proteins below share one genomic window:
- a CDS encoding NAD-dependent epimerase/dehydratase family protein, protein MTVAIITGSAGLIGSEASKFFAGQGLEVVGIDNDMRRVFFGEDASTTWNRKRLEEELGSNYTHVEVDIRDREAIDNLFKKYGSNISLIVHTAAQPSHDWAARDPHMDFSVNANGTLNLLQATRENCPEAPFIFTSTNKVYGDTPNRLPLIEKDTRWEIDPNHTYVGGIREDMSIDHTTHSLFGASKVAADVLVQEYGRYFDMKTACFRGGCLTGPNHSGTQLHGFLAYLVKCAATGVPYTVFGYKGKQVRDNIHSADLINAFNEFYKAPRSAEVYNTGGGRFSNCSMLEAIKMAEEITGKEMTYTYSETNRIGDHIWWISDNSRFESHYPNWKMKYNVPEILKEIYEYNHERWGKEG, encoded by the coding sequence ATGACTGTTGCAATTATTACAGGTTCGGCTGGCTTAATTGGTTCTGAAGCGTCTAAATTCTTTGCCGGACAAGGCTTAGAAGTGGTCGGAATCGATAACGATATGCGCCGCGTCTTTTTTGGCGAGGATGCTTCGACGACGTGGAATCGCAAGCGGCTCGAGGAGGAGTTGGGGAGCAATTATACTCATGTCGAGGTTGATATTCGCGATCGCGAGGCGATTGACAACCTCTTTAAAAAGTACGGATCCAACATCTCCCTCATCGTCCACACCGCCGCCCAACCCTCCCACGACTGGGCAGCCCGCGATCCCCACATGGACTTTAGCGTTAACGCCAACGGCACTTTAAACCTCCTGCAAGCAACGCGCGAAAACTGCCCGGAAGCGCCCTTTATTTTTACCTCCACTAACAAAGTTTACGGCGACACGCCCAACCGCCTGCCCTTAATTGAAAAGGATACTCGTTGGGAAATCGATCCCAATCATACCTACGTCGGCGGCATTCGCGAAGATATGTCCATCGACCATACCACCCACAGTTTATTTGGTGCATCGAAGGTGGCAGCGGATGTTTTAGTGCAAGAATACGGTCGCTATTTTGATATGAAAACGGCTTGTTTCCGAGGCGGCTGTTTGACCGGGCCGAATCATTCGGGGACGCAATTACACGGCTTTTTAGCTTATTTAGTTAAGTGCGCGGCGACGGGTGTTCCTTATACGGTTTTTGGGTATAAGGGCAAACAAGTTCGGGATAATATTCACAGCGCGGATTTAATTAATGCCTTCAACGAGTTTTATAAAGCGCCTCGCAGTGCAGAAGTTTACAATACTGGCGGCGGACGCTTTAGCAATTGCTCGATGTTAGAAGCCATTAAAATGGCGGAAGAAATCACCGGCAAGGAAATGACTTATACCTATTCGGAAACGAACCGAATTGGGGATCATATTTGGTGGATTAGCGATAACAGCCGTTTTGAATCTCATTATCCTAACTGGAAGATGAAGTACAACGTGCCGGAAATCTTGAAAGAGATTTATGAATACAACCACGAACGTTGGGGAAAGGAAGGATAA
- a CDS encoding glycosyltransferase, whose amino-acid sequence MKILLSCFACEPGQGSEEGVGWNVAVQSARFNEVWVITREFCRPPIEEELQRNPIPNLHFVYVEPFGWKESFKGRQGGLQLHYYLWQILAYRKAKELHRKLHFDVTRHVTYVKFWSPSLVGLLPVPFIWGPIGGGESAPKPFWRDFSTKGKLYEFARDVAQRIGELDPLTRLTARRSVFTPVTTEDTAKRVRPMGAKNVQIYSEAGLSKDAIARLGQYTMPSEEPIRFISLGRLLHWKGYHLSVRAFAKANLPNAEYWLLGDGPDREHLETIARELGCEDRIKFWGRRPREESLEKLGASHVLVHPSLHDSGGWTCLEGMAAGRPIICLALGGPDTQVTEETGIKVPARNPEQAVRDLAEAMTLLAKNASLREQLGEGGKKRVREVYDWDAKGEFFAQLYDKVRTANSSR is encoded by the coding sequence ATGAAAATTTTACTCTCTTGCTTTGCCTGCGAACCCGGACAAGGATCTGAAGAAGGAGTCGGTTGGAATGTCGCCGTACAATCGGCGCGATTCAACGAAGTTTGGGTCATCACCCGCGAATTTTGCCGACCGCCCATCGAAGAAGAATTGCAGCGCAACCCCATTCCCAACTTACATTTCGTCTACGTCGAACCCTTCGGTTGGAAAGAAAGTTTTAAAGGTCGCCAAGGAGGGCTGCAACTTCACTATTATTTGTGGCAGATTCTCGCTTACCGCAAAGCCAAAGAATTGCACCGAAAACTTCACTTCGACGTAACGCGCCACGTCACCTACGTTAAGTTTTGGTCGCCCAGTTTAGTGGGTTTGCTGCCCGTTCCCTTCATCTGGGGGCCGATTGGCGGCGGCGAATCTGCCCCCAAACCGTTTTGGCGCGACTTCAGCACCAAAGGAAAACTTTACGAATTCGCGCGGGATGTCGCCCAGCGTATCGGCGAACTCGACCCCCTAACGCGCCTCACCGCGCGACGGAGTGTGTTTACTCCCGTAACCACCGAGGATACGGCAAAACGAGTGCGACCGATGGGGGCGAAAAACGTACAAATTTACTCCGAGGCGGGTTTATCGAAGGACGCGATCGCGCGTTTGGGACAGTATACAATGCCTTCAGAAGAACCGATCCGATTTATCAGTTTGGGTCGCCTCTTACACTGGAAAGGCTATCACCTTTCCGTCCGCGCCTTCGCTAAAGCCAACCTCCCTAATGCAGAATATTGGTTGTTAGGGGATGGCCCCGATCGCGAGCATTTAGAAACTATTGCCCGAGAATTAGGGTGCGAAGATCGGATTAAATTTTGGGGCAGACGACCTCGAGAAGAAAGTTTAGAAAAATTAGGGGCATCTCACGTTCTCGTTCATCCCAGTTTGCACGATTCGGGCGGCTGGACTTGCTTAGAAGGGATGGCTGCGGGTCGTCCGATTATCTGCTTGGCATTGGGAGGGCCGGATACTCAAGTGACCGAAGAAACGGGAATTAAAGTTCCCGCGCGCAATCCCGAGCAAGCTGTGCGGGATTTAGCAGAAGCAATGACTCTTTTGGCGAAAAATGCGTCATTGCGGGAACAATTAGGAGAAGGAGGAAAAAAACGAGTCCGCGAAGTCTATGATTGGGATGCAAAAGGCGAGTTTTTCGCTCAACTATATGACAAAGTTAGAACAGCAAATAGCAGCCGGTAA
- a CDS encoding WD40 repeat domain-containing protein: MQKQSPFSQNSRSRPTANTGCFGCLASVVRMTLAFVALSALGLWGFDLWVRTTLSSKPLSEHLRDQRRDIASLFGTTVAINENGQRIDENGKVIPIPEVANACLGTASNPAPPPEAWKIFDSAGNGVAARGFVLDKGNGYGIPSLALSADGKTLVSGGKQARVWDLSARKLRYNLSGSVKFVDAVALSPDGKTIAIGDEGGGIWLHDLNTGKLKRKLNHQARVEQLLFTADGKFLLSSDIGGTVRRWNPNSGQQAHFKTRYPAQFIALLPDKRSLAIAAQASNAVEIVTSSGEMQELLIHGNQVDAIALSPSGRILASGSGSPQGIRLWDLQRKPVREPIKTLKGHNGQPFAIAFSPDGKTLFATGDGSGGRNYAVTVWNACSGELVHRFGEQVRGSALAVSRDGKTLVAGDRKGNLQLWNLL; this comes from the coding sequence GTGCAAAAGCAATCTCCCTTTTCTCAAAATTCGCGATCGCGCCCAACGGCTAATACGGGATGTTTTGGCTGTTTGGCTTCTGTGGTTCGCATGACCCTCGCTTTCGTCGCTTTAAGCGCTTTAGGGCTGTGGGGATTCGATTTGTGGGTTCGCACGACTTTAAGCTCGAAGCCTCTCTCCGAGCATTTACGCGACCAACGGCGGGACATTGCTAGCCTGTTCGGTACGACGGTTGCGATTAATGAAAACGGTCAAAGGATAGATGAGAATGGGAAGGTCATTCCCATCCCCGAAGTCGCAAATGCTTGCTTGGGAACGGCTTCCAATCCCGCACCACCGCCCGAAGCTTGGAAAATTTTCGATTCCGCAGGGAATGGCGTTGCGGCGCGCGGTTTTGTCCTCGACAAGGGGAACGGTTACGGCATTCCTAGCTTGGCGCTTTCTGCCGACGGTAAAACCCTCGTTTCTGGGGGAAAACAGGCTCGGGTATGGGATTTGTCGGCGCGCAAGCTGCGTTACAATCTCTCGGGTTCGGTTAAGTTTGTCGATGCAGTGGCCTTGAGTCCCGACGGAAAAACGATCGCGATCGGCGATGAAGGCGGCGGAATTTGGCTACACGACTTGAATACGGGGAAACTCAAGCGAAAATTAAACCATCAAGCCCGCGTCGAACAACTACTTTTTACCGCCGACGGCAAGTTCTTGTTGAGTAGCGATATAGGGGGAACCGTTCGCCGTTGGAACCCGAACAGCGGACAGCAAGCTCATTTTAAGACGCGCTATCCGGCTCAGTTTATCGCCCTTCTGCCCGACAAACGCTCCCTCGCGATCGCCGCCCAAGCCAGCAATGCTGTCGAGATCGTAACTTCGAGCGGAGAAATGCAGGAACTCCTCATCCACGGCAACCAGGTTGACGCGATCGCGCTTTCGCCGTCGGGACGAATTTTAGCCTCGGGCAGCGGCAGCCCTCAAGGGATTCGACTTTGGGATTTGCAACGCAAACCCGTGCGAGAACCGATTAAAACCCTGAAAGGACATAACGGACAGCCTTTCGCGATCGCGTTTAGTCCCGACGGCAAAACGTTATTTGCAACTGGGGATGGTTCGGGAGGGCGTAACTATGCGGTCACAGTTTGGAATGCTTGCAGCGGCGAACTCGTGCATCGTTTTGGCGAACAAGTTCGAGGTTCTGCGCTGGCGGTGAGTCGCGATGGCAAAACTTTGGTTGCGGGCGATCGCAAAGGCAATCTTCAACTGTGGAATTTGCTGTAG